Below is a window of Micromonospora chersina DNA.
TGGCCTTGCTGGCGTAGAAGACCTCGGTGCTGTCGACGAAGAAGCGCATGCCCCGGCTGTCCCACTCCACGGCGTAGACGTGGAAGTCGGCCGACAGGTCGACGGTCCACACCCGCTCCTGACCGTAGCCCCCACCGCCGTTGTACGCGGGCGCGTGCAGCGTCGTGTAGCTGCGGTAGGTGTCCCGGCCGAGGATCTCCATGATGTCGATCTCACCGTTGTACGGCCACGGGCGCCCGGTCAGGAAGTCGGCGCCCATCATCCAGAACGCCGGCCAGAACCCGTTGCCCTTCGGCACCTTGACCCGGGCCTCCACCCGGCCGTACTGGACGTGGAACCGGTTGCCGGTGTTCATCCGGTGCGAGGTGTACGCCCGCCCGCCGGCGGACTCCCGACGGGCCTCCATGACCAGCTGCCCGGCGCCGTTCATGGCGGCGTTGCCGTTGTCCGTGTAGTACTGCAACTCGTTGTTCTGCCCGGTGCCCGGGTCGACGGTCCACTTCGCGGGGTCGGGCCGGCTGCCCGCCGGGCCGTCGAACTCGTCGGCGAAGACGAGCCGGGTGGCCGGGAAGGTCGGGTCCGGCGGCATGGGCGGGGGAGCGGTCGGCGCGCCGCCCGTGCCGTACACCTGGAACTCCCAGAGCGAGTAGCCGTAACCGCTGCTGCGGGCGGTGCCGTACATCCGGACGTAGCGACCGGTGCCGGTGACGTCGAGGGTCTGTTTGAAGCCGGCGCTCGTGGTGGTGCTGTAGATGGTGGTCCAGGTGGCCGCGTCCGTCGAGGTCTGGATCTGGTAGGCGGTGGCGTACGCCGGGTCCCACTGGAGGACCACCCGGTGGATGGTCGCGGTGGCGCCGAGGTCGACGTAGATCCATCCGGGGTCGACCCAGCCGGTGGTGGCGCTGGTCGCCCAGCGGGACGCCGGGTCCAGGTCGAACGCCCGCGCCGGGAGGCACTGCCAGCAGGCGCCGTCGTCCTGGTGGGACGAGGCGACCGCCGGCTTGTTGTACGACAGCAGCACGTCCCCGCCCGGCGGCGGGCTGGACGGTGGCGGGCTGGACGGCGGCGGGCCGCCCGAGGTGCGTACCGCGAACTCCCAGAGCGAGTAGCCCCACACCGTGGCCCGCGTGGTGCCGAGCACCCGGACGTACCGGCCCGAGCCGGAGACGGTGAGCTGCTGGTTGCCGCCGGTCGCGGTGGTCGTGCCGTAGACCGTCGTCCAGGCGACGCCGTCGGCGGAGACCTGGATCTGGTACGCCGTCGCGTACGCCGCCTCCCAGGTGAGGTCGACGCGGCAGATCGTGCGGGAGGCGCCGAGGTCCACGCGGATCCACTGCGGGTCGGACGCGGCGCTGGACCAGCGGGTGCCGGGGTTGCCGTCGACCGCCGCGGAGGCGGGGGTGCCGGCGTTCTCGGTCGACGAGGCGGTGGCCGGGCGGTTGAGGGCGGCGTTGCCGGTGGTGTCGCAGCCGCCGGCGGCGGTCGTGCCGTACACCCGGAACTCCCACAACGACACGCCGTAGGCGGTGCCCCGGGCGGTGGTGTACACGCGCACGTAGCGGCCGGATCCCGCCACGGTGAGCGTGTCCACGCCGCCGTCGCCGCTTGTCGTGCCGTAGACGGTCGACCAGGCCGCGCCGTCGGCGGAGACCTGCACCTGGTACGCCGTGGCGTACGCGGCCTCCCACTGGAGCACGACCTGGCTGACGGTCGCGGTGGCGCCCAGGTCGACCCGGATCCACTGGGGATCCGCGGCGGCGCTGGACCAGCGGGTTCCGGCGTCGCCGTCGACGGCGGCCGACGCGGGGAAGGCCGCGCTCTGGACGGACGACGCGGTGACCGGCCGGCCCTGGGAGAGCAGCGGGTCGGCGGCGCTGGCGGCGCCGGTGACGGCGGTGACGAGGGTCGCGACGAGGGCCGCCACCAGGGCGAGAACGGCGGCGGGCCGCCACCGGATGGGCGGAGGAGGGGCAGGGTGGGCCGGGACGGGACGGGGGTTCATGACGTCTCCAGGAGGGAGCGGCGGCCGTGACACGGGCCGGCGTGGGCCAGGTGTGCCCGGCCGCCGGGTGGTGGTGGGGGGCGGCGGCCGGGCCGGACGGCGGACACCGGTCGGCGACGACCGGCTGAGAAAGCGCTCTCTGGCAGACAGGGTCAGCCCGGTCATCGGGTGGTGTCAATAGAATCGAACGGTTCCGGAACCGATCGACCGGCTCGTCAGCTACCCGGTACCCGCCCACGAACGACCGCCGCCGGCCAGGGTCGGCCGGCGGCGGAGGTGGTGACGGGCGCTAGCGCGTCGCGAGGCCCGCGCTGATCGTCCGGGTCAGCGTGGCGTTGTCGTCGTCGCCGTCCAGCGACCAGACCATCGCCCCGGCCAGGCCGGCACGCCGGATGTACAGCGTCTTCTGGAACACGACCGCCGGATCGTCGTACGTCCAGAAGGTCGTGCCGTCGAACAGCCAGGCGTGCCCGGCTCGCAGGTCGCGGTGGACGGTGAAGCCCTTGCCGGGCAGGGTCTTGAGCTGCTTGTAGTCCTCATAGCCGGCCTCGAAGGTGGCCGGCGCGGGACCGGTCGCGGGCTTGAACAGCCCGTCGCCGCCCCCGGTGACGCCGGTCCAGCCGCGCCCGTAGTACGGGATGCCCAGCACCAGCTTCCCGCGCGGCGCGCCCCGGGCGAGCCACCCGTCGATCGCCACCTCGGCGGAGAAGTCCGGGTTGTCCGGCGCGCCGGTCGGCACGCGCAGCGCGGACTGCTGGTCGGTCACCTGGTCCCAGGAGCCGTGGAAGTCGTACCCCTGCACCGTGGCGAAGTCCAGGTACCGGAAGATCTTCCGGCCCTCGTACCCGGCGTCCATGGCCGCCGGGTTGGCCGGCAGGAACGCGGTCAGCGCGTAGTGCTTCCGGGTCTGCCGGCCGTACGCGTCGAGCTGCCGGCGGAACTCGGCGAGCAGCTTGGTGAAGTTCTCCCGGTCCTCGGCGCGGACCACGTTGCCCGGCTCGCCCGGCCAGTTCGGCCACTCCCAGTCCAGGTCGACGCCGTCGAAGACGCCCGCGGCGGCGCCCGGGCCGCCGCTGCCG
It encodes the following:
- a CDS encoding discoidin domain-containing protein, whose protein sequence is MNPRPVPAHPAPPPPIRWRPAAVLALVAALVATLVTAVTGAASAADPLLSQGRPVTASSVQSAAFPASAAVDGDAGTRWSSAAADPQWIRVDLGATATVSQVVLQWEAAYATAYQVQVSADGAAWSTVYGTTSGDGGVDTLTVAGSGRYVRVYTTARGTAYGVSLWEFRVYGTTAAGGCDTTGNAALNRPATASSTENAGTPASAAVDGNPGTRWSSAASDPQWIRVDLGASRTICRVDLTWEAAYATAYQIQVSADGVAWTTVYGTTTATGGNQQLTVSGSGRYVRVLGTTRATVWGYSLWEFAVRTSGGPPPSSPPPSSPPPGGDVLLSYNKPAVASSHQDDGACWQCLPARAFDLDPASRWATSATTGWVDPGWIYVDLGATATIHRVVLQWDPAYATAYQIQTSTDAATWTTIYSTTTSAGFKQTLDVTGTGRYVRMYGTARSSGYGYSLWEFQVYGTGGAPTAPPPMPPDPTFPATRLVFADEFDGPAGSRPDPAKWTVDPGTGQNNELQYYTDNGNAAMNGAGQLVMEARRESAGGRAYTSHRMNTGNRFHVQYGRVEARVKVPKGNGFWPAFWMMGADFLTGRPWPYNGEIDIMEILGRDTYRSYTTLHAPAYNGGGGYGQERVWTVDLSADFHVYAVEWDSRGMRFFVDSTEVFYASKATVEATRGPWVYDHPFYLILNLAVGGDWPGAPDASTPFPARMLVDHVRVYQ
- a CDS encoding glycoside hydrolase family 18 protein; translation: MRPFRHRRLTALAALSTMLVAAAPPTAAGAAEGSPRRDGYHRVGYFTQWGIYGRAFPVKKLDTSGAADRLTHVNYAFGNVSEDGRCYVDGGPGEGDAWADYQRPVPAEESVDGVADAWGEPLNGNFGQLAKLKERHPDLKVMISLGGWSWSTYFSNAARTDASRRAFVASCIDLYLKGNLPVLDGGSGGPGAAAGVFDGVDLDWEWPNWPGEPGNVVRAEDRENFTKLLAEFRRQLDAYGRQTRKHYALTAFLPANPAAMDAGYEGRKIFRYLDFATVQGYDFHGSWDQVTDQQSALRVPTGAPDNPDFSAEVAIDGWLARGAPRGKLVLGIPYYGRGWTGVTGGGDGLFKPATGPAPATFEAGYEDYKQLKTLPGKGFTVHRDLRAGHAWLFDGTTFWTYDDPAVVFQKTLYIRRAGLAGAMVWSLDGDDDNATLTRTISAGLATR